In one window of Amblyomma americanum isolate KBUSLIRL-KWMA chromosome 9, ASM5285725v1, whole genome shotgun sequence DNA:
- the LOC144105113 gene encoding uncharacterized protein LOC144105113: protein MAPPGRSRSPTTPTTTPFVIMAPPRDPGTFSGTDGSDVEDWINLYERVSNYNRWDPTLMLANVIFYLNGTARVWYETHKEELTSWDTFKEKLKTLFGRPDDRQLAAKKQLATRAQSSTESYVAYIQDILPLCHKVDAAMSETDKVGHVLKGIADDLFHLLVCKDCTSIDSIINEYRRFEQVKGRRFSPSFSRLPNTAATSSCEDHRSPSRTPSDAPAVTDSVTRIVRRELEALAPVISPPSIPDTTLPAVSLIQAVVRQELAHLNLAPAVVSKGPADSRAERLAIAASSGEQDRASAS, encoded by the exons atggctccacccggccggtcaaggagccccactacccccactaccactcctttcgtcatcatggctcctcctcgcgaccccggcacgttttccggcacagatggctccgacgtcgaagactggattaacctttacgagcgtgtcagcaactacaacaggtgggaccctacgctaatgctcgcgaacgtcatcttctacctcaatggcacggcgcgtgtatggtacgagacccacaaggaagagctaacaagttgggacacctttaaggaaaagttgaagacgctattcggtagacctgatgaccgccagctcgccgccaagaaacagctggctactcgagcacaatcttctaccgagagctacgtggcctacattcaggacatcttgccgctttgtcacaaggtcgacgccgcaatgagtgagaccgataaagtgggccacgtgctcaaaggcattgccgacgatttgttccacttgcttgtttgcaaagactgtacctcaattGACTCCATCATAAATGAGTACCGTCGATTTGAGCAAGTCAAAGGCCGCCGcttttcgccgtcgttttctcgccttcccaacacggccgcgacatcttcctgtgaggaccaccgatcaccatcccgcacgccctcggacgcccctgccgtcaccgattcagtcacccggatcgtccgacgtgaactggaggccctcgcacctgtgatatccccgccctccatccctgatacaaccctgcccgctgtgtcgctgattcaggccgtcgtgcggcaggaactcgctcatcTGAACCTCGCTCCGGCA GTGGTGAGCAAAGGCCCAGCAGATTCTAGGGCGGAGAGGCTGGCAATCGCGGCCAGTAGCGGGGAGCAGGACAGAgcatcagcgtcctga